The following are from one region of the Nymphaea colorata isolate Beijing-Zhang1983 chromosome 7, ASM883128v2, whole genome shotgun sequence genome:
- the LOC116257369 gene encoding uncharacterized protein LOC116257369 isoform X2 yields the protein MSETVGYHPPFSVPENLLHSLPPSEKLHQIMSRTALFVNKHGGQSEIILRVKQGDNPTFGFLMPDHNLHPYFRFLVDHPELLLADTGSANLQEPAQKADAVEDNTVSAGALSLLGSMYGNEEEEDRSQKVASDTKSLLSPEVAAAASVSCSDSPDAQEHSAEITKKNEVATSMISDKKKFLSPEKKSTPVEVQTSDVHGKKRVPEVPKTAFASTSNHQALASSILEDNLPILEPPNFLKSAVEKVVEFIVRNGKQFEAVLIEQDKPHGRFPFLLKSNPFHRYYLKVLQEVQESKTSGKSSKTRKHDPEGHSSGSKRIKEVSKSKDSDDSQNGRSIGRESAIAGQSIVASDLDKKEKFKMVIGGPSSKKDTSDQSSKPVQRHCGMSVDAAAEIVLAATRGLRNQKSNVSMSCSSILENGAQTATNVMHQTKSIGSHSISSHGHDSHTKPNSDMESGKIPSGYASGMKAIGSGNVLAAKAMAKTAALAAADEADSSEACLTKAEKQKAERLRRAKMFSAMLKSDSHQSTGSIPRLSPPLSNSGLSSGKLAPLGNLPQVAAQPTTSVAEPVDAMYRELDGSIVLVDGDPSTMKLELQGKDSAGQSEERSTEKQHLGSKRHDKDPSGHKHSRSKHRRKESSRYDEEDDSEESEEDSYGKRSRYRSQEKDRSISGKHDHEDLDEHKHSRKRHRHSGSSQHAEEDNDGGHSSHKDRETESRHKSKHHRHSERRHRHRHESRAESTSRPEKHRTKSHSEREVDDNAICITTVDNDGTTLSLNHPNNLEAQDNSHTVTEVSDELRQKVRAMLLANM from the exons ATGTCTGAAACTGTGGGTTATCACCCACCTTTTTCTGTACCCGAGAACCTACTTCATAGCCTA CCTCCATCAGAGAAGCTTCATCAGATAATGTCCAGAACAGCTCTCTTTGTGAATAAGCATGGAGGGCAGTCGGAGATCATCCTGAGGGTGAAGCAAGGAGACAATCCAACATTTGGTTTTTTAATGCCTGATCATAATCTTCATCCATACTTCAGATTTTTAGTTGATCATCCAGAATTGTTACTAGCTGATACAGGCAGTGCGAATCTTCAAGAACCTGCTCAGAAGGCAGATGCTGTGGAAGATAATACTGTTTCAGCAGGTGCTCTCTCATTGCTTGGATCTATGTATGGtaatgaggaggaggaggatagATCCCAAAAGGTTGCTTCTGATACCAAAAGTTTGTTGTCGCCTGAAGTTGCTGCTGCTGCAAGTGTCAGCTGTTCTGATTCACCAGATGCGCAGGAGCATTCTGCTGAAATCACTAAGAAAAATGAGGTAGCTACATCCATGATTAGTGATAAGAAAAAATTCCTCTCTCCTGAGAAGAAAAGCACTCCAGTTGAAGTCCAGACATCTGATGTACATGGAAAGAAGCGAGTGCCTGAAGTCCCAAAGACAGCTTTTGCATCCACCAGTAACCATCAAGCACTGGCTTCAAGTATTCTAGAAGATAACCTTCCAATTTTGGAGCCACCAAATTTTCTCAAAAGTGCTGTGGAAAAGGTTGTTGAGTTCATTGTGAGGAATGGAAAGCAATTTGAAGCAGTTCTCATAGAGCAGGATAAACCACATGGGAGATTTCCATTTCTTCTGAAGTCTAACCCATTTCATCGTTATTATCTAAAGGTTCTTCAAGAAGTACAAGAG TCCAAGACTTCTGGGAAGAGTTCAAAAACTCGGAAACATGATCCAGAAGGGCATTCAAGTGGCAGTAAAAGAATCAAAGAAGTTAGTAAGTCAAAAGACTCTGATGATTCACAAAATGGTAGATCTATTGGTAGAGAATCTGCTATTGCTGGCCAATCGATAGTTGCATCTGATTTAGACAAGAAAGAGAAGTTCAAGATGGTAATTGGTGGGCCTTCTTCAAAGAAGGACACATCGGATCAGTCTTCTAAACCAGTGCAACGTCATTGTGGCATGAGTGTTGATGCAGCTGCTGAAATAGTTTTAGCAGCAACAAGGGGTCTTAGGAACCAGAAATCAAATGTTTCCATGAGCTGCTCAAGTATTCTAGAGAATGGTGCTCAAACTGCAACTAATGTTATGCACCAAACAAAAAGTATTGGCAGCCATTCTATTTCATCTCATGGTCATGATTCCCACACTAAACCAAATTCAGATATGGAGTCTGGCAAAATTCCTTCTGGATATGCATCTGGCATGAAAGCTATTGGCAGCGGTAATGTCTTAGCTGCAAAAGCCATGGCAAAAACTGCAGCTCTTGCGGCGGCTGATGAGGCAGACTCTTCTGAAGCATGTTTAACCAAGGCCGAAAAGCAGAAAGCAGAAAGGTTGAGGAGAGCAAAAATGTTTTCAGCAATGCTGAAAAGTGACAGCCATCAGAGTACTGGGTCGATACCTCGTCTGTCACCACCACTTTCAAATTCAGGACTTTCTTCTGGTAAACTTGCTCCACTAGGCAATCTTCCACAAGTTGCTGCTCAACCAACCACCTCAGTAGCAGAGCCTGTGGATGCCATGTACAGAGAACTTGATGGTAGCATAGTTTTGGTTGATGGTGATCCTTCTACGATGAAGTTGGAGTTGCAGGGGAAAGATTCTGCTGGACAGTCTGAGGAGAGATCAACAGAGAAGCAGCATTTGGGGTCCAAGAGGCACGACAAAGACCCCAGTGGTCATAAGCACTCGAGGAGTAAGCACCGAAGGAAGGAATCATCTCGATATGATGAAGAGGATGACTCAGAGGAATCAGAGGAAGATTCTTACGGAAAAAGGTCAAGGTACAGGTCCCAGGAGAAAGACAGATCAATATCTGGAAAGCATGACCATGAAGATCTGGATGAACATAAGCATTCAAGGAAGAGGCATCGGCACAGTGGATCGTCACAGCATGCTGAAGAAGATAACGATGGTGGCCATTCCTCACACAAAGACAGGGAAACTGAATCTAGACACAAGAGCAAGCATCACAGGCACTCTGAACGCAGGCATCGACATCGACATGAAAGCAGAGCTGAAAGCACGAGTAGGCCTGAAAAGCATAGGACAAAATCCCATTCAGAAAGAGAGGTAGACGATAATGCTATATGCATAACCACAGTGGATAATGATGGTACAACATTATCTTTGAATCACCCCAATAATTTGGAGGCACAAGACAACTCCCATACTGTTACAGAGGTTTCTGACGAGCTAAGACAAAAGGTCCGAGCGATGTTGTTGGCCAACATGTAA
- the LOC116257369 gene encoding uncharacterized protein LOC116257369 isoform X3 — MSRTALFVNKHGGQSEIILRVKQGDNPTFGFLMPDHNLHPYFRFLVDHPELLLADTGSANLQEPAQKADAVEDNTVSAGALSLLGSMYGNEEEEDRSQKVASDTKSLLSPEVAAAASVSCSDSPDAQEHSAEITKKNEVATSMISDKKKFLSPEKKSTPVEVQTSDVHGKKRVPEVPKTAFASTSNHQALASSILEDNLPILEPPNFLKSAVEKVVEFIVRNGKQFEAVLIEQDKPHGRFPFLLKSNPFHRYYLKVLQEVQESKTSGKSSKTRKHDPEGHSSGSKRIKEVSKSKDSDDSQNGRSIGRESAIAGQSIVASDLDKKEKFKMVIGGPSSKKDTSDQSSKPVQRHCGMSVDAAAEIVLAATRGLRNQKSNVSMSCSSILENGAQTATNVMHQTKSIGSHSISSHGHDSHTKPNSDMESGKIPSGYASGMKAIGSGNVLAAKAMAKTAALAAADEADSSEACLTKAEKQKAERLRRAKMFSAMLKSDSHQSTGSIPRLSPPLSNSGLSSGKLAPLGNLPQVAAQPTTSVAEPVDAMYRELDGSIVLVDGDPSTMKLELQGKDSAGQSEERSTEKQHLGSKRHDKDPSGHKHSRSKHRRKESSRYDEEDDSEESEEDSYGKRSRYRSQEKDRSISGKHDHEDLDEHKHSRKRHRHSGSSQHAEEDNDGGHSSHKDRETESRHKSKHHRHSERRHRHRHESRAESTSRPEKHRTKSHSEREVDDNAICITTVDNDGTTLSLNHPNNLEAQDNSHTVTEVSDELRQKVRAMLLANM, encoded by the exons ATGTCCAGAACAGCTCTCTTTGTGAATAAGCATGGAGGGCAGTCGGAGATCATCCTGAGGGTGAAGCAAGGAGACAATCCAACATTTGGTTTTTTAATGCCTGATCATAATCTTCATCCATACTTCAGATTTTTAGTTGATCATCCAGAATTGTTACTAGCTGATACAGGCAGTGCGAATCTTCAAGAACCTGCTCAGAAGGCAGATGCTGTGGAAGATAATACTGTTTCAGCAGGTGCTCTCTCATTGCTTGGATCTATGTATGGtaatgaggaggaggaggatagATCCCAAAAGGTTGCTTCTGATACCAAAAGTTTGTTGTCGCCTGAAGTTGCTGCTGCTGCAAGTGTCAGCTGTTCTGATTCACCAGATGCGCAGGAGCATTCTGCTGAAATCACTAAGAAAAATGAGGTAGCTACATCCATGATTAGTGATAAGAAAAAATTCCTCTCTCCTGAGAAGAAAAGCACTCCAGTTGAAGTCCAGACATCTGATGTACATGGAAAGAAGCGAGTGCCTGAAGTCCCAAAGACAGCTTTTGCATCCACCAGTAACCATCAAGCACTGGCTTCAAGTATTCTAGAAGATAACCTTCCAATTTTGGAGCCACCAAATTTTCTCAAAAGTGCTGTGGAAAAGGTTGTTGAGTTCATTGTGAGGAATGGAAAGCAATTTGAAGCAGTTCTCATAGAGCAGGATAAACCACATGGGAGATTTCCATTTCTTCTGAAGTCTAACCCATTTCATCGTTATTATCTAAAGGTTCTTCAAGAAGTACAAGAG TCCAAGACTTCTGGGAAGAGTTCAAAAACTCGGAAACATGATCCAGAAGGGCATTCAAGTGGCAGTAAAAGAATCAAAGAAGTTAGTAAGTCAAAAGACTCTGATGATTCACAAAATGGTAGATCTATTGGTAGAGAATCTGCTATTGCTGGCCAATCGATAGTTGCATCTGATTTAGACAAGAAAGAGAAGTTCAAGATGGTAATTGGTGGGCCTTCTTCAAAGAAGGACACATCGGATCAGTCTTCTAAACCAGTGCAACGTCATTGTGGCATGAGTGTTGATGCAGCTGCTGAAATAGTTTTAGCAGCAACAAGGGGTCTTAGGAACCAGAAATCAAATGTTTCCATGAGCTGCTCAAGTATTCTAGAGAATGGTGCTCAAACTGCAACTAATGTTATGCACCAAACAAAAAGTATTGGCAGCCATTCTATTTCATCTCATGGTCATGATTCCCACACTAAACCAAATTCAGATATGGAGTCTGGCAAAATTCCTTCTGGATATGCATCTGGCATGAAAGCTATTGGCAGCGGTAATGTCTTAGCTGCAAAAGCCATGGCAAAAACTGCAGCTCTTGCGGCGGCTGATGAGGCAGACTCTTCTGAAGCATGTTTAACCAAGGCCGAAAAGCAGAAAGCAGAAAGGTTGAGGAGAGCAAAAATGTTTTCAGCAATGCTGAAAAGTGACAGCCATCAGAGTACTGGGTCGATACCTCGTCTGTCACCACCACTTTCAAATTCAGGACTTTCTTCTGGTAAACTTGCTCCACTAGGCAATCTTCCACAAGTTGCTGCTCAACCAACCACCTCAGTAGCAGAGCCTGTGGATGCCATGTACAGAGAACTTGATGGTAGCATAGTTTTGGTTGATGGTGATCCTTCTACGATGAAGTTGGAGTTGCAGGGGAAAGATTCTGCTGGACAGTCTGAGGAGAGATCAACAGAGAAGCAGCATTTGGGGTCCAAGAGGCACGACAAAGACCCCAGTGGTCATAAGCACTCGAGGAGTAAGCACCGAAGGAAGGAATCATCTCGATATGATGAAGAGGATGACTCAGAGGAATCAGAGGAAGATTCTTACGGAAAAAGGTCAAGGTACAGGTCCCAGGAGAAAGACAGATCAATATCTGGAAAGCATGACCATGAAGATCTGGATGAACATAAGCATTCAAGGAAGAGGCATCGGCACAGTGGATCGTCACAGCATGCTGAAGAAGATAACGATGGTGGCCATTCCTCACACAAAGACAGGGAAACTGAATCTAGACACAAGAGCAAGCATCACAGGCACTCTGAACGCAGGCATCGACATCGACATGAAAGCAGAGCTGAAAGCACGAGTAGGCCTGAAAAGCATAGGACAAAATCCCATTCAGAAAGAGAGGTAGACGATAATGCTATATGCATAACCACAGTGGATAATGATGGTACAACATTATCTTTGAATCACCCCAATAATTTGGAGGCACAAGACAACTCCCATACTGTTACAGAGGTTTCTGACGAGCTAAGACAAAAGGTCCGAGCGATGTTGTTGGCCAACATGTAA